The genomic interval gtacaggtctgtgaatcaccaggtttacacacttcacagcactcaccaaagcacataccctccccagtgtccataatcccacccccttctcccaaaccccctccccccagcaaccctcagtttgttttgtgagattaagagtcacttatggtttgtctccctcccaatcccatcttgtttcatttattcttctcctacccacttaaggtttcattattttaacaaaaagttaGTGGTTGAAAAAGTATTTGCTGAGTGGAAGTCAGTGAAAATCTAGTAATATTTTGCTTTCCTATGTACCAACTAGTTggtaaaaaaacttttttcttttccattcctggAAAGAAAATTCTGTAAAACATAATTACTCCCACTGCAGGGTGACATCAGATCTCCAATGAGTGATTTCTCACTTCCCCAGTGAAATCTGTTCCATAGAACAAGGATGAAGGCTTTATATTGCCTTACGTTAGGATACTGCACTTGTATAGTAAGGAGAAAAGGAGGATCCTCACTACCTGAGGTGCTTGCTTCTGCACAGCTTCGTGCAGAGACCAACTTAAAATGCATCAAGTCAAGaatatatcacaaatattttagGCATGAAGACTCACAGCAAAAGCGGGGAGTTTAGAAACTAACTGTGGGACACCGTATttggagaaaataaggaagaactGAAGGACTGGGAGAAATCATTAAAAGTGTAAACATTATACATGCATTTGATCACTGTGTTTGGACTAGATAATTTGTAAACTGTCCTCTAGATGCAAAATCAGCAACTAGAAGATCTAAAAGGAAAAGCCACTGTTGTCTAAGTCAAGCTGGAAGCTCTACCTAAAAGAGGCAAATAACTGgctctcttcttctctgttgATTTCCCACTATACTGGCTTAGGGTGGCTCTGATATAATAGGATCAGCATCTGATAAACAAAGGGAAGTATGCTATAACCATCATCTGTCCCTTCTTTGCTTCCTTCATGCTTTCTATTCGAGAATATTTAGCCATTTGttaagcaaatatttgttgaccatTTATTTCCCTGGAATAAAGAAGGAGTAGCTACACAAAGTAGGTCATAAAGGGTATCTTTGCTTTTTATCGCTAGGTTTATAGGTAATCAGCTATTATaagatgaaataatgaaaagaaaaaatatgcatgtTTATGGTTTTGGAGTTCTATTGCAATACTTTAGATGGGTACTGAGATAACATCAACTTTTACGTATCAGACTTGGTCTTACATTGGGAAGAGGAAATTTTCTTACAGTATATTTTCTGATCTGAAAACATTTGTTATCTCTAAGTAGTCTAGTGATGAACACACCAATGACCCATTAATGGAGAAACTTCTGGGTGTTCTGTGCATAGCCCAAGGAATTGAGTGACTTGTATAACTTCACATGTTTCCATAATATAATAGCCTCTGCATTTggaattttagagatgaaaacagCCTTGGAAATAATGTAGTCCTATCTCCCAAGGTCAGTCACATAactactatatattatattatatctctTCTATTGGGTACCTaccttaattattaaaaaaaaaatgagatctaacACCGAACCTGGTATACTCTCCTTGGATTAAGAGATCACAGGAAATTCAGTGTGGAAAGGATTTTCTAGTTAACTtcactattttgaaaaatgaaactgacaaaCCTTAATATTCATTAGGtattagaaaaatggaatttgtagaaaattttatttttagggtatccttttttcaaagataaaatgatCGTTTGAAATTGTATTAGTACTACTAACTTTATCTAACATGTTTTAACCATtatgcttccccttctcttcctcctcttcttcctctcactcttcaGTGTTATCTTACTAGGTGATCACAGTTGGCAGGCTTTACAATAAATTGAACACTGTAAGTAGTCCCTCATGGcatcttcttaaatttgaaagtttaatcttatctttttaaaaattcataactGTAGTCCTTTAGCACTTTAGATCTTAGAAATAGGAATCATCTTCCTTTTCAATGTTTatttgcctcctcctctcccctttgcATTGTAAATATGTGATCAGACATTCGAGCATTGGCTCAACTCTTCCTCATGGAGATAAGAATTCCATGATAGAAGTTTATATGGAGGTCAGTTCATGCCTTACTGATCTGTTTATATTCTTTAGTCACTTAAGTTTTGTCACTCTTCTTAAAACTAGATATCATAATTCACATGCAAAGATGGGAACCCTTGAAAGAGTAGGACTTAGTGCTTCAACAACCACAATGAAAgcttataacattttttaattgatttatgttTACCTGTACAATTTTaccttaaaagttttaaatatttattatattagttaTATTAATCAAGGCCAAATACAGCATACAGAATCAATCAGTATAATGATAAATTCCTACTGTATATTGTTGGGTATCTAGGACTAGAGGCAAAAATGATTCCTGAACAACCAGAGGTcatgtaggattttttttctgggatcAAATGGTCAcagtgacaaaacaaacaaacaaaaacattcaagAGGCAATTTAAGCACTAAGCTTCACTCTTCTGAAAATCTGTCATGCACTCAAAATGCACCAATTATATGGAGTATTTCCAAAAGGATGATATCTGAAAGGTGTCACAGATTTTGATAAATACTGGTGCATCAGATGTGTTTAGGAAGAGATAAAAGGTAGAGAGAATACACTGAAAATACATGGGTGGTTCATTCAAAATTAATCTTTATGTGACAGATGGTGGACTCTGGTAAACGACTGTTACACggataaaagaaacatttttgatCTTTAAAGAAACTTCAGAGCATCAACATTGGCTCTTCTTTTCATAATATGGCAAATTTCTTCCATTAAGCCTCTTAAAACAATGTCAAGCAATTTATGATTGTCAATTCCAAGACTATTAATCTACTTAGCCTTCTTTTTCAAGGCATTAATAACTATTCCATGCTTTGCTTCTGATCTGTCATTaccatcttcatttttattgttccttaGTATACCCTCCTCCAGCCAGGCCTTTCAATTAATGGCTTTGTGAAAATGTCTTCCATGGCTTTgtgaaaatatctttccattcTACCTTTATATCTTTCTTCCCATTATTCCCTTTGCTTGGATCGGACATTTCTATTCAGTTTTGGCTGGCAAATTCAAAACTTTTAAGAAGTTTTAACTTAAGTAATAGCTATCCCATGACACCTTACCTCACCATTTTGGCATAATTTCTTTCATCTTACTAATATTTGTGGTGttaatgtatcacattttctttttttgtattttatatatatatatatatatttattttttagtatgtaTATCTACTAAATTATGAAACCATCCATATCATAcccttttttccatatttctaCTTTTCATTGCAGTCACAGATGTTAGACAATTGATTActtatataatttcattaaactaaattgatttttaattgaaatcttatcatatttattttatatatatactggaTATAGTACCACCATTGTGATCTTTCCTGATTTGCCTTTATTTAGGTAACGGGAGAGTGGCTTCATGGCTAACACAAATGAATCAGTGGTATCTGAGTTTGTGCTTCTGGGACTTTCTAAATCTTGGGaacttcagcttttcttttttgccatctTCTCTTTAGTATATGTGACATCAGTTCTGGGAAACATCATGATTATTGTTATAATTTCCTCTGACTCCCATTTGAACTCACCTATGTACTTCCTGCTCAGTAACCTTTCCTTCATTGATATCTGCCAATCTAATTTTGCCACTCCTAAGATGCTTTTGGACTTCTTTGTTGAACACAAGACTATCTCCTTTGAGGGCTGCATGGCCCAGATATTCCTTCTTCATAGTTTTGTCGGGAGTGAGATGATGTTGCTTGTAGCTATGGCATATGACAGATTTATAGCTATCTGTAAGCCCCTACACTATAGCACAATTATGAATCGGAGACTATGtataatttttgtgtttatttcctggTCTGTGGGTATTCTTCATTCTGTGAGTCACTTGGCTTTTACAGTGGATCTGCCATTCTGTGGCCCCAATGAGGTAGACAGCTTCTTCTGTGACCTTCCCCTGGTGATAGAGCTGGCTTGTATGAATACTTATGAAATGGAAATTATGACCCTAACTAACAGTGGCCTGATATCACTGGGTTGTTTTCTGGCTTTAATTATTTCCTACACCATCATTTTGATCACGGTTCGTCGCCGGTCCTCCAGCAGGTCATCCAAGGCACTTTCTACATTAACTGCTCACATTACAGTAGTGATTCTTTTCTTTGGGCCTTGCATTTACTTCTATATATGGCCTTTTAGCAGACTCTCTGTGGATAAGTTCCTTTCTGTGTTCTACACTGTTTGTACACCCCTGCTGAACCCCATCATCTACTCTCTAAGGAATGAAGATGTTAAATCAgccatgagaaaactgagaaaccGTCATGTGAACTCCTGGAAAAACTAGAGATCACCATGAGGTAATCCTGAATGGGAATAAAGAGCCTCTGCTGGATCATAACACCATGCCAATTACTTTTGCTAATGATATTCTAATCTATATAAAATGCTCCTCATTCAAAaccctctgaaaaacaatctgagggttttgaagggacggggggtgggaggttggggtaccaggtggtgggtattatagagggcacggattgcatggagcacggggtgtggtgcaaaaataatgaatactgttatgctggaaataaaaaaaaaattaataaaaaaaaaaaaagtaaaaaaaaaaaatgctcctcaTTTTATTAAACTTGTGATTCTCTTCAACTGAACACATGACATTTTTATA from Mustela erminea isolate mMusErm1 chromosome 5, mMusErm1.Pri, whole genome shotgun sequence carries:
- the LOC116590830 gene encoding olfactory receptor 4K1, yielding MANTNESVVSEFVLLGLSKSWELQLFFFAIFSLVYVTSVLGNIMIIVIISSDSHLNSPMYFLLSNLSFIDICQSNFATPKMLLDFFVEHKTISFEGCMAQIFLLHSFVGSEMMLLVAMAYDRFIAICKPLHYSTIMNRRLCIIFVFISWSVGILHSVSHLAFTVDLPFCGPNEVDSFFCDLPLVIELACMNTYEMEIMTLTNSGLISLGCFLALIISYTIILITVRRRSSSRSSKALSTLTAHITVVILFFGPCIYFYIWPFSRLSVDKFLSVFYTVCTPLLNPIIYSLRNEDVKSAMRKLRNRHVNSWKN